DNA from Dokdonella koreensis DS-123:
TTCACGCTGCGCAGCGCGCTGCAGCGCGTGCGGCGGCGCCGCAACGATCCCTGGGAGGCGATCGCCGGCACCTCGCAGGCGCTGCCGCCGGTCTGAGCGAAGACGGCGCCGGCGGGCGGCGCCGCTACGGCGTGCCCCGGCCTACGGCTGCGTCGAGGCCTGCAGCGCCGCGGCCAGCCCGGCATCGCCGCTGACGATCGCCGTCCACGGCAGGACGATGCCCTTGCGCTTGCCCTTCTCGGTGAGCTTCAGGCCGTCCGGATCCACGACGAGCGTATAGGTCGTGCCGCCCACGTCGAGTTCGCGCCGCAACGGTTTGTCGAGCTTGGTCATGGCTAGCCTCCGATCAGGAGTCCGAACTGTCACCCCGATCGGCCCGCTTTTCAAGCACGCCGCCCGCGCGCGGACGCTGCGGCGCAGCATGAACAGGTCGTGCACGGGCATCTGCGCCGCCCCGGATGGCACAGATTCGGCAAGTCCTCGGCGCCCGCCCTGTCGATCCCCGGGCGACGAAGAGCACGGGTCATGCCTCCGAAAAGCACGCTCCATCATCGGGCGGGATGCGGCCGGCGCCAGGCCACGGCCCACCACACCGAGTGGCGGCCCCGGCCCGATTCCCGGATGCGGGGTATGGCTCCGGCCGGCCGCCGCCGGGCCTCCGGCGCACCTGCGACGCCAGCACACCCGGCTGCATCTTCGGAGGAATCCTTCCCCACGAGGACGCATCATGGAACGCCTTCCGCCGCCCGTCGCACCTTTCCGCCGTCCGCCGGGACCACCGGCGCGCTGCGTCGCGGCAGGCCTGCTCCTGCTGCTCGGGTTCTGCCAGGTGGCGGCCGCGCGAACCGTGGCCTACGCGAACGGCCGCTGGTTCGACGGAGAACGCTTCACGACGGGCACGCGCTATGCGGTCGACGGACGGCTGGTCGCCGCGCCCCCCGCGTCGGTCGATGCGCGCGTCGATCTGGCGCAGCGCTGGGTCGTGCCGCCGTTCGCCGAGGCGCACAACCACAACCTGCAGAACGCGGCGAACCTCGGCCGCTTCCGCGATCTCTACCTGCGCGAAGGCGTCTTCTACGCGGCCATGCTGTGCGGCAACGAAGCGGACAACAAGAGCGTGCGCGACGCGCTGCGCGCGCGGGGCGACCTGCGCCTGGTGCAGACCGTGTGCGTGTCGAGCCCGGACGGCCACCCGCTCGGCATGGTCATGGCCGACCTGCGCCGCAGCGGCTCCGACGCCGGGCCGGAGACCGTCCGCGATCGCTTCTATGTCTCATTGGAAACGCGCGAGGACATCGACGCCAAATGGCCGTTGATCCGGGCCGCCCGGCCGGACTGGATCAAGGCGATCCTGGTCCACTCCGAAGACCCCGCACGGCGGGCCGATCCGAAGACCTTCGGCTACAACGGACTTGCGCCCGAGCTGCTCGCCCCGCTGGTTGCACGCGCGCATGCGGACGGCCTGCGCGTCGCCGTGCACACCGACTCGGCCGCCGACTTCGAGACCGCGGTACGCGCCGGCGCCGACATCATCGCCCACCTGCCCGGCTACGCGATCCGTCCCGGCAAGCAAGCCGGTGACTACCGCCTCGGCGATGCGGCCCTCGCCGAGGCGGCCCGGCGCGGTACCGTGGTGATCGCCACCGCCAGCATCGCGGCCTTCATCGCCGGGAAAGACGCCGACGCCCTGCGAAAGATCCAGGTCGTCCAGAAGGACAACCTGCGCCGCTTGCGCGCCGCCGGAGTACCGATCGCCATGGGCAGCGACCGCTTCACCGGCACCTCGCTGGCCGAGTACGACTACCTCGCCGGCTTCGGGCTGTTCACGCCGGCGGAACTGCTGCGCATGCTGAGCATGGATACGCCGAAACTGCTGTTCCCCAACGAGCGCATCGGCTGCCTGGAGGACGGCTGCCGCGCCGACTTCCTGGTGCTCGACGCCGATCCGCTGGTCGACGGCCAGGCCGTGCATCGCATCGTCCGCCGTGTCATGGGCGGTGCCGAGCTGCCGCCGCCGGCATCGCCCTAGGCGGCGCACGGACGCCTCTGCATTGGACGTCCGCTGCGCGCGGCGAAGGCGCCGCTGTCGCGATGCTTCAACGACCGGCGGCGACCGTTTCGAAACCGTCGACGAAGACCGTGTCGCTTTCCGTGCACGTCCCGTCGGCGTCGTAGCGCCGCACGACGGCGTCGTTGAGGTTCTCGCTCGGGCCGAGCACGGTCCAGCCATCGGGACTGGCCGTCACCGCGACGGTGCCGAACATCGCCAGGTCCTCGCTGCGCCGGCAGGGCCTGCCGCCGGCATCGAACTCGACGACGCGGCTGGTGACACGCCCCACGCCGGCAAGGGCGAATCCGCCCACCAGCACGCGACCGTTCGCGGCGACGCCCAGCGTGGACGGCGAGAAGCCGGCCGGTGGATCGACGTTCCACACGACCGCGCCGCTGGCGCCGTCCAGGCGAAGCAGGTGGAAGTTCTTTTCGTTCCCGAAGTCGGCCATGACCACCAGCACGTCGCCATCGGCCGCCGGCGCGAGCGCACTGATCGCATTGGAGCCGGGCGAGGCGTCCGGAAGCACCCGCGTCCAGAGGCGGCGCCCGTCGGCGGCGAGCTTCCACACCTGCGATTGCGTCTCCCCGAACAGCGACTCGGGCGCCGCCGCGGCGGCGATCGTGCCGTCGGCATAGGACACCAGGCGCGCCGGGCCTTGCGCAGCGCCCGATTCGCCGAACTCGACGTCGCTGAAGACCACCCGGCCCGCCGCGTCGAACCGCACGGTGACCTGCCCTCTGCGCCCGTCCCCGGCGACTCCCTCGCTGGTGACGGCCGCTCCGCCATCGGGCAAGGCGACGATCTCGCCGAGCCCGCTGATGGCGTCGCTGGCGGACACGACGGAACGCCATTCCGGCAGCGCGTTGCCGGCCGCGTCGTAGCGAAAGACGATGACCTCGCGACCCCCGCCGTATGCACGCACCAGCAGGTCCCCGTTCGCGCCGACGACCGCGTGGCGCCGGCCCGAATGGACCGCGCCGATCGTTCCCGGGCCCGTCTGGCGCTCCCAGAGCAGATCGCCATTGGCGGCATCGTAGACACGGACGGTGACGGCGAGCGCGCTTCCCGTGCCGACCGTCTGGCCGACCAGCGCGACACGCCCGCCGGGCAACAGCTCGATGCCGACCTCGCCGTCCACCGCGAACTCGCGCGCCCAGGCGAAACCGCCGCCGCTTCCGAAATGCAGCAAGGCGGCATGCGAACGATTGTGGTGGATCACGTCGGCGATGCCGAACACCCCGCCGTCACCGGCAACGCGGATGCCGACCGGCGTGACCCTGCGGACCGGTTCGTCGTAGGTCCAGATGCCGATCCACTCCGGCAGCCATCGGGCGACCGCCGGCGACGCCGACAGGGCGAGCGTGAGCAGTGCCGACGCTCTGAAGAGCACTGACGTTCCGGCGACGGGCATGCAGGCCTCTTGTTCGCGTTGAACCTCGAGCGGGAACCCCACCTCGCGCGGACGCCCTCGGCCTGTCCCGGCGGCGGTCAGGCCGCCATCGGGCAGCCCACGCCTGTGGATCGAAACCGCGGCCGGCATCCCGGTGACGCGCGAGCCTTGCTTCGCCGGCCGGCGCTTCCGGACGCGCCGCTCGATGATACCCGACAGGTGACGAACGCGAAGAGGCGCGTCTGCGCGGGCGGACGGGCCGGCCCGCGCCGGCCACGCAGCACCGCCGGCCACGGCGCCGATACCCGGCTATCGAGGCGCCGGCGCCGCCTGCCCCTCGTCATCGTGGTCGTCCTTCTCCAAGCGCACCCGCACCTGCTGGTTCGGGACGCCGAG
Protein-coding regions in this window:
- a CDS encoding amidohydrolase family protein; its protein translation is MERLPPPVAPFRRPPGPPARCVAAGLLLLLGFCQVAAARTVAYANGRWFDGERFTTGTRYAVDGRLVAAPPASVDARVDLAQRWVVPPFAEAHNHNLQNAANLGRFRDLYLREGVFYAAMLCGNEADNKSVRDALRARGDLRLVQTVCVSSPDGHPLGMVMADLRRSGSDAGPETVRDRFYVSLETREDIDAKWPLIRAARPDWIKAILVHSEDPARRADPKTFGYNGLAPELLAPLVARAHADGLRVAVHTDSAADFETAVRAGADIIAHLPGYAIRPGKQAGDYRLGDAALAEAARRGTVVIATASIAAFIAGKDADALRKIQVVQKDNLRRLRAAGVPIAMGSDRFTGTSLAEYDYLAGFGLFTPAELLRMLSMDTPKLLFPNERIGCLEDGCRADFLVLDADPLVDGQAVHRIVRRVMGGAELPPPASP
- a CDS encoding PQQ-binding-like beta-propeller repeat protein, with protein sequence MLFRASALLTLALSASPAVARWLPEWIGIWTYDEPVRRVTPVGIRVAGDGGVFGIADVIHHNRSHAALLHFGSGGGFAWAREFAVDGEVGIELLPGGRVALVGQTVGTGSALAVTVRVYDAANGDLLWERQTGPGTIGAVHSGRRHAVVGANGDLLVRAYGGGREVIVFRYDAAGNALPEWRSVVSASDAISGLGEIVALPDGGAAVTSEGVAGDGRRGQVTVRFDAAGRVVFSDVEFGESGAAQGPARLVSYADGTIAAAAAPESLFGETQSQVWKLAADGRRLWTRVLPDASPGSNAISALAPAADGDVLVVMADFGNEKNFHLLRLDGASGAVVWNVDPPAGFSPSTLGVAANGRVLVGGFALAGVGRVTSRVVEFDAGGRPCRRSEDLAMFGTVAVTASPDGWTVLGPSENLNDAVVRRYDADGTCTESDTVFVDGFETVAAGR